The genomic window GGAGACCCGGCGCCAGAGAAAGTGGCAGATTGTTTGGAAAAAATCGCAGGCACCGACGTCAAAAAGCTCGACGAGATCAGACGGGAGTTGTGTTTACGGGTTGTCCGGTCACATCGCGGAGAGGAGCGGCAACGACTTATCAACGATACTTCCGTAGCCCTTGAACAACTTTTACAATCCCCTCCAAAACCACAAGACCTGTCGCGGATAGCCACCCTGTTTTTTGATCGTCGTATACCACTTCGAACGCTCGCACAGACAGACAACCCCCCTCCCATGCCTGAACCGGGACCGGGCACAAAGAAAGGAACACTATCCGTCGTTGTTACGTGCTACGAAATGGGTTCTCTGATTCGTGAAACCATGGAAAGTGTCTGGACATCAGAGCGTCAGCCCGATGAAGTGCTGCTTATCGATGATGGCTCATACGGAGACGAAACCCTCACGCATATTCAGGAACTCCAAAGGCATGCCGCTGAGAAAAATCTTCCCCTTCAGGTTATCCGGCAGAGGAACCAGGGGTTGGCTTCCGCCAGAAACACCGGACTCAGTGCAGCACACGGGGAATTCATTTCTTTTCTTGATGGCGACGATATCATCGAATCCCCGTTCTACCGGCTAGCGCTTCAGATTCTTGAAAGGTACCCTCGTTTGGGTGGGGTTGCTGCATGGGCCACCATCTTCGGCACGGAGATTCCCGATGGTTTCTGGAATGCCCCGCAGCCGGAATTCCCTTTTCTGTTCATTGAGAACAGCATAGTTGTTCCCTGCCTGACCCGTACCGAACTCTTGCGCAACCTCGGCGGTTACGATACCCGCCAACGGTATAATTACGAAGATTGGGAGTTAGGCATACGCATGCTCTCTTCTGGTTGGTCGATTGTTACGATCCCTATGCATCTTCTCCGTTACCGGATCCGTACCCAGTCCCTCTACCGAAGCATGACTGAGGTGCAAAACCAAATTATGAGGGAACTTTTGTTGAGTACGCACCGGGAAACGGTTTCCAAATTTGCCGTTGAAATCGCTATGCAATTGGAAAATCTTTGGAAGACGTCCGTTTATTCCAATTCAGTTTCTTTACCCCCTGCCCAAAGCCAGAAGAGTGACACTTCTTTTCAGAAAATGCTTGCGAAGGCATTGAAGAAATTTCTTTCACGGTTATTCTCCTACAGAGAGGATTCATCTCTTGTATGAAACACTTGATTATTTGCCCTGAATATCCACCCGCACCAATACCACTGGGGGGAATCGGTACTTATGTAACTCATATTTCAAAGCTGCTTGCTGAAAGTGGAGAAACCGTACACGTAATTGGCCAACTTTGGAAAGGGGCAGAGAGAAGAATTGAAGAAAAGTGTCATGGAAGGTTGATTATTCATCGCGTCCGTCTCGACGGTGGGAAATCATTTTCGGGACGGAAATTGAGTTCTGCCAGGAAGGCCGGAGCAGAGGAAGGTCTTCTTGCATCGAGTTTCCCCCCTCAATATTTCTCCTGGCAGGCCAGTCTCCTCGCTGAAAGCCTTATTGAGCAGGAAGGAATAGATTTAATCGAGGCGCAGGATTATGAGGCGCCATTGTATTACTTACAACTCCGACGCGCCCTGGGGTTAGGACCAAAAAGACGCCCGCCCTGTATCATCCATTTACACTCTCCCACGGAAATTATTATCCGATACAATGATTGGGATATTGGACGTCCCTATTTAATGACAGCAAAACGGCTTGAGGATTATAGCATTGCGTCTGCCGATGCGCTGCTTTGCCCGAGTCGTTATCTGGCTCGCCAGGCAACAACTCATTATGGATTGAATGAGGGTTGTATTCAGGTTATTCCCCTGCCAATTGGCAACATCCCTATGCTCGAACGAGATAAAGACATATGGGAGCATGGAACGATTTGTTACGTGGGGCGGCTTGAACGACGCAAGGGAGTAATTGAATGGATTGATGCCGCAGTTGATGCCGCACCTGCATATCCGTCAGCACGTTTCGAATTTATAGGGGCTAATATTCTCGGAACAGATACTCTGCGCGGAGAAAAGGTTGTGGAGCGCCGCATTCCGGATGAACTGAAGTCGAGATTTCACTTTCGTGGGCAGCAAAATCATTCGACTCTCCTGCAATTCCTGGCAGGCGCCCGCATAGCTGTTGTTCCATCACGCTGGGAAAACTTCCCCAATACCTGTGTGGAGGCCATGTCTTCAGGGCTTCCTGTCATTGCGTCGCGTGAGGGTGGAATGGTAGAGATGATCGAGGATGGACGAACAGGTTGGCTAGCCGACAAGGCGGGAAGTGTTGGACTTAGAGATGCCCTCAGGCGCGCACTCGGCACACCATCGGGGCACCTTGCCAAGATGGGACGCGAAGCTTCGATGTCCATTCGTCAGATGTGCGATAACAAGAAGGTCTTGGAAAGTCACTTGAACTTTCGTCGTCTGATTGTTAATCAGGGAGCAAAACGCTCCTTGCATTTACCAGTAAATTTATCGTGGACAAAAAGGGCCGTTTTCGATGAATCGCCACGCCGAACAACACAAAATAAATGCGAAAAAGGGATTGCAATCGTAGTTACTTGTTTCAATACGGGACAATTTCTCGACAGTAGTTTGCAGAGCATTAGACAACAGACTCAACAGCCAGCGGCGGTGATTGTTGTGGATGACAAATCGACCGAAGGGCAAACTTTAAAAGCTCTGCGTAAGTCGCAGCAGGACGGATGGCAAATCATTCAGAAAAAAAATGGGGATCTCGTACCAGCCAAGAATACTGGCATTGAAACAATTCTTCGTTCTGAACCAAATATCCTTGGTTTTGCGTTTCTCAATGCAGGGGATCAATTGCAGCCTGGTTTTGTTGCGACCTGTGAATCGGTGTTGCAGCATTGTTCGGAAGTTGGACTTGTTTCCTGCTGGGCTCATTATTCCGGAATCAAAAATGACCTCTGGATCAGACCATGTCCCGGCTTTCCCTATCAATGGCTGACAAACGAGGCTGTTCCTTTCAGCATTGTACGGGCGGAGGCACTCCGTGAGGCTGGCAATTTTCGTATAATCATGAGTCATGGATACGACAATTGGGATCTTTTCAATGCAGTAATGGCAGCCGGATGGATTGCGGTAACCATACCTGCGATACTGGGAGATCATCGAGTTGTGGAAGATTCCGCGCTGCTTATGGCTCGTGTCCCCGCCTTTGGAAAAATGCGGAGAGAAATTCTTGAAAGATTTCCTGATCTCATCGCTCGTGATGCGAAGGATATCGTTTTCCTCATAGAGTCCTCTATTACACAATCGCTGTGCGAAGAACTTTTTACACTCCGGAGGGAGCGCACAACGGCGAGAACGATGCTCAGCACCTCTCGACAATCAGTCGTGCGGATTTTGAAAAAGTTGAAAAAGAGAGTACTTCAGCGTACGCCAGTCTGGATGTCTAATTTTATTTCCCGTATAACAGCCCAATCCGAACGAGTTGGAAAAGAAATACGGTAGGGGCAGGTTTCAAACCTGCCCCTACACAGTGTGAAAAAAACATTTTTGCCGAAAATGTCAAAATATTTTTTATTAGACACTAACAGAGAAGACTTGACAGAGATGAATATACTCATATCAGCTATCATATGCACGCATAATCGTGCTGGGTATTTGCAGAAGGCAATCCAAAGTTTGATGGATCAACGTACCCCCACAAATAAATATGAAATTGTCGTGGTAGACAATTGTTCAACGGATTCCACAAAGAAAGTGGTTGACCAATTTTCAGCCAAGGGCAATGTAAGATACATTTTTGAACCCACTTTAGGCCTTTCGTATGCAAGAAATACCGGCTGGCGTAGTGCACGGGGCAAATATGTTGCTTACCTTGATGATGATGCCATTGCTTGTCCTGTTTGGCTAGACAAAATTTTAGAAGCGTTTGAAACGGTAACGCCGCGACCTGGGTGTGTGGGAGGAAGAGTAACACCCATATGGGAGGCTTCCCGGCCTGAGTGGCTGTCGGATTGGCTTTTACACGGCCTTACTATTATAGACTGGTCAGACATGCCCCATATCCTGACTAATCTTTCTGAAGAATGGCTCGTTGGCGCCAATATCGCCTTTCCGGTTGAAATTCTTGAGCGTGTTGGCGGATTCACGCCAAACCTTGACCGGGCAGGTAATAACCTTTTATCAAGTGGTGATGTATTCCTTGAAAATCAAATAAAAAACATGGGATATTCCTGTTTTTATCATCCGGACATTACTATCGGACATCACATATTTGAATCGCGTCTGAGTCAGTCATGGTTCATTCGGAGATATTATTGGCAGGGCGTTTCTGATGCGGTGATACACCTGCTTCAGGAAAGGCCTTCGATGCTAAAACGACTTCGTTTCGCTTACTCTCAGGCAAAAATCCTCTTACAATCTCCAGGAAAGTTAAAGACCCTTATATTACCTACAAATAACCCTGAGCGGTTTACACAAAAATGTTTTACTCTTATAATATTGGGACATATTTACGGCGTGTTAAGGTTTGTGAGACCATGGCAATAAATATACATCTCATCCGAACCCAACGGCCCCACTGGGGAAAATATTCTGGTATAAATCAGTTTTTGAACTATGTCGATCAGGATAAATATCATATAAATATTTATACTGCCTCAGATAACGACGAGGATTTTCCGGTGCGCAACAAAACGATACGCAGGTGGCTTCGGTGCGCTGTACAAAGAAAGGGTATGCAATATTATAAACTCAGCGACCTGACGGCTGAGATTCGTGCGCTCCGGAAATGCTTATACAAAAAGGCAGATATCGTTCACTACATGGATGGGGAACATTCAGCTCAGTATTTGCCATGGTTATGTAAACTACCCAGGAAGATGCGGCCTAAGATCGTGGCCACGTATCATCAACCTCCGGAACTCCTGAATTCACTTACTAATAAAAAGGTCATTTCTAAGCTCGATCACGTTACGGTTGTATCTCCCGAACAGACATCCTATTTCCATGGGTTATTACCCCCTGATAAAATTACCGTGATTTTACATGGTATAAATGTTGATTTCTTCCGGCCGGGAAGTACCCCAAAAACAGGAAAGGTGTTCAGGTGTATTACCGTTGGACACTGGTTAAGAGATTTCAAGACTATCCGGGAGGTCGCTGAGAAATTGGTGGAATATAAAGACATAGAATTTCATATAGTGACATCAAAACTCACCGGTCCCAGGCAAACTGGACTGGAAGGCTTAACAAACGTTATACTCTATAGAGATACCCTTGACGATGCAGGATTACTAGCGCAGTACCAGCAAGCGGACCTACTCTTTTTACCTTTGTTGCAGTCAACTGCAAACAACGCACTCCTTGAAGGGATTGCCTGTGGATTACCCGTTGTATCCACGTATTTGCCATCGGTAAAGGCATATCTGCCAGGTAAGGAAGCTATTTTAATAAAAGACAACGATCCAAAACAATTGGCAGATGCAATATTACATTTAGCGCATAATCCGTGGGACCAACGAAATATGGCGCAAGAGGCTCGCAAGAGGGCTGAAGAGCTGGATTGGCGTAATATCGCTCCACACTATGAAGCCGTTTATTCAAAACTAATAAGTAACTGCTGTCCAACACAGAGAAATACTGTTATAGGTAATGGGCAATAAACAACATGCGAAGGAGCAGAAAATGCTAATGGAAAGGCTAATCACAGATAATCCACAATTCCATTCTTATAAAGGTACTTTTACAAGTTGGGCCATTAACCCCAATACTTTGAACTTTCTCTATAGCATGCTGACTCCAGGCATGTCAACCCTCGAGACGGGTTGCGGACAAACCACCGTTGTCTTTTCTATTGCTCGTACGAAACATATTTGTATCACACCGGATCAGGGAGAAGCTGAACGAGTAGACCAATATTGTACGAAATTAGGTCTTGAGAAAAATATAACTTTCGTAATTGATAGTTCAGATGCAGCCCTTCCACAGGATGGACTAATACCTTCGGAATTAGATCATGTTTTCATTGATGGTGCACATCGCTTCCCTATAGCGATCATTGACTGGTATTACACCGTACGCAAGCTAAAGCTGGGCGGTATTGTAAGCGTGGATGATTTCAAAATACCATCAGTGAAAATATTATACGATTTTTTGTGTACTGAAGAAGAATGGGAATTAATACGGGTTATGCACAATACGGCATTCTTCAAAAAATTGCGAGAACCAATGAATATAAACGATTGGAGCGGACAGAAAATCAATTTATCATATCAAACCAGTGCGAGAGGTTTCGGAAAAAAAGGTTTTATCCGTAAGTTGATACTTCCTCAGTTCGAACGAATATTAAAGGGTAAAAACCATGGATAAAAACAATCGCTTGTTTTGTTCAAAGCCATTTACGTGGTTCGAAATTACTCATTTAAATAAAATTGGAGAGGTATTTATGTGTTGTCCAGCTTGGCTGGATACATCCATAGGAAATCTACAAGATCAATCAGTTCAAGAGATATGGAATGGTAAAAAGGCACAGGAAATACGGCGCTCGATCCTGGATGGATCATTTACCTATTGTAATCACTCCAGATGTGCTTTTCTGCAAACAGTATCTGGGCCAGTTGCAAAAGTCGAAGACGTTAAAGATGAAGATTTACATGCCGTAATAGAAAAGGAACTTACGATCTTGCCGTATGGTCCCCGGCAAATCATTTGTACCTATGACAAATCTTGTAACCTATCCTGTCCGTCCTGCCGTACAAAATTAATTATTGAACGCAGAAATAAGAAACAGATATTGAAAATTCAAGATAAAATTCAAAATGAAGCCATTCAAGATGCTTACTATTTGCATATTACGGGTTCTGGAGACCCTTTTGGCAGTCCATTTTTTAGGAAATGGTTGCAAACGATGAAGAGAGAGGATATACCAAGGGTTAAAATCATACATCTACAAACAAATGCCCAGTTATGGACACCAAAAATGTGGGGTACCATAGCGAAAGACATACAACACCTGATAAAAAATGCAGATATTTCAATTGATGCAGCAAATCCTGAAACATATGCAATAAATCGCAGAGGCGGGAGTTTTGAAAGACTCCTCAATAATCTCGAATTTATTAGTACGTTACGTAAGAACGGTCCCCTGGAATGGGTGGGTATAAGCATGGTCGTTCAAGAAAACAATTTTCGAGAGATGCCTGATTTTGTG from Candidatus Brocadia sp. includes these protein-coding regions:
- a CDS encoding glycosyltransferase, with the translated sequence MKHLIICPEYPPAPIPLGGIGTYVTHISKLLAESGETVHVIGQLWKGAERRIEEKCHGRLIIHRVRLDGGKSFSGRKLSSARKAGAEEGLLASSFPPQYFSWQASLLAESLIEQEGIDLIEAQDYEAPLYYLQLRRALGLGPKRRPPCIIHLHSPTEIIIRYNDWDIGRPYLMTAKRLEDYSIASADALLCPSRYLARQATTHYGLNEGCIQVIPLPIGNIPMLERDKDIWEHGTICYVGRLERRKGVIEWIDAAVDAAPAYPSARFEFIGANILGTDTLRGEKVVERRIPDELKSRFHFRGQQNHSTLLQFLAGARIAVVPSRWENFPNTCVEAMSSGLPVIASREGGMVEMIEDGRTGWLADKAGSVGLRDALRRALGTPSGHLAKMGREASMSIRQMCDNKKVLESHLNFRRLIVNQGAKRSLHLPVNLSWTKRAVFDESPRRTTQNKCEKGIAIVVTCFNTGQFLDSSLQSIRQQTQQPAAVIVVDDKSTEGQTLKALRKSQQDGWQIIQKKNGDLVPAKNTGIETILRSEPNILGFAFLNAGDQLQPGFVATCESVLQHCSEVGLVSCWAHYSGIKNDLWIRPCPGFPYQWLTNEAVPFSIVRAEALREAGNFRIIMSHGYDNWDLFNAVMAAGWIAVTIPAILGDHRVVEDSALLMARVPAFGKMRREILERFPDLIARDAKDIVFLIESSITQSLCEELFTLRRERTTARTMLSTSRQSVVRILKKLKKRVLQRTPVWMSNFISRITAQSERVGKEIR
- a CDS encoding glycosyltransferase, producing MNILISAIICTHNRAGYLQKAIQSLMDQRTPTNKYEIVVVDNCSTDSTKKVVDQFSAKGNVRYIFEPTLGLSYARNTGWRSARGKYVAYLDDDAIACPVWLDKILEAFETVTPRPGCVGGRVTPIWEASRPEWLSDWLLHGLTIIDWSDMPHILTNLSEEWLVGANIAFPVEILERVGGFTPNLDRAGNNLLSSGDVFLENQIKNMGYSCFYHPDITIGHHIFESRLSQSWFIRRYYWQGVSDAVIHLLQERPSMLKRLRFAYSQAKILLQSPGKLKTLILPTNNPERFTQKCFTLIILGHIYGVLRFVRPWQ
- a CDS encoding glycosyltransferase family 4 protein, translating into MAINIHLIRTQRPHWGKYSGINQFLNYVDQDKYHINIYTASDNDEDFPVRNKTIRRWLRCAVQRKGMQYYKLSDLTAEIRALRKCLYKKADIVHYMDGEHSAQYLPWLCKLPRKMRPKIVATYHQPPELLNSLTNKKVISKLDHVTVVSPEQTSYFHGLLPPDKITVILHGINVDFFRPGSTPKTGKVFRCITVGHWLRDFKTIREVAEKLVEYKDIEFHIVTSKLTGPRQTGLEGLTNVILYRDTLDDAGLLAQYQQADLLFLPLLQSTANNALLEGIACGLPVVSTYLPSVKAYLPGKEAILIKDNDPKQLADAILHLAHNPWDQRNMAQEARKRAEELDWRNIAPHYEAVYSKLISNCCPTQRNTVIGNGQ
- a CDS encoding class I SAM-dependent methyltransferase, with product MLMERLITDNPQFHSYKGTFTSWAINPNTLNFLYSMLTPGMSTLETGCGQTTVVFSIARTKHICITPDQGEAERVDQYCTKLGLEKNITFVIDSSDAALPQDGLIPSELDHVFIDGAHRFPIAIIDWYYTVRKLKLGGIVSVDDFKIPSVKILYDFLCTEEEWELIRVMHNTAFFKKLREPMNINDWSGQKINLSYQTSARGFGKKGFIRKLILPQFERILKGKNHG
- a CDS encoding SPASM domain-containing protein, with the protein product MDKNNRLFCSKPFTWFEITHLNKIGEVFMCCPAWLDTSIGNLQDQSVQEIWNGKKAQEIRRSILDGSFTYCNHSRCAFLQTVSGPVAKVEDVKDEDLHAVIEKELTILPYGPRQIICTYDKSCNLSCPSCRTKLIIERRNKKQILKIQDKIQNEAIQDAYYLHITGSGDPFGSPFFRKWLQTMKREDIPRVKIIHLQTNAQLWTPKMWGTIAKDIQHLIKNADISIDAANPETYAINRRGGSFERLLNNLEFISTLRKNGPLEWVGISMVVQENNFREMPDFVRLGKRFHFDTVYFSQLVNYGTYSEEEFRNRAIHFPTHSRYSEFLGILKDEIFHDPLVHLGNLTETMRRSDK